From Bradyrhizobium sp. sBnM-33:
CCATTTCGCCTTTTCTTCCGCGAGCTTCCAGCCGCGTTCTTCGGCGACCGCGGCTGCTTTGAGGATCGCGTCCTGCGTCGGCTTGTCGAGCGCATCGAAAGCCGCCTTGTTCACGAAGGTCACGTTCTTCGGGATCCATGCCTGCGTATCGTAGAAATGCGTCATGGTTTCCCAGGACTTGCTATCGTAGCCGGTCGAGCCCGAGGTCATGAACGCGTTCACGACGCCGGTGGCCAATGCCTGCGGCAGTTCAGCCGCCTGGATGGTGACGGGCTGCGCGCCGACAAGTTCAGCGATGCGTGAGGTGCCGACGTTATAGGCGCGCCACTTCAGGCCTTTCATGTCCTCGATCGTGTTGAGCTCCTTCTTGGCATAAATGCCCTGCGGACCCCATGGCACCGCGAACAGAAGCATAAGCCCCTGCGACGCGAGCTTCTTTTCGATGGCAGGCTTCGAGGCGAGCCACAGCTTCTTGGCTGCGGGGTAGCTCGTCGCTAGGAAGGGGATAACGTCGATACCGAACATCGGATCTTCGTTCTCGTGCAGCGAGATCAGAACCTCGCCGGCCTGCGCCTGGCCGGTCGCGACCGCGCGTTTGATTTCCGGCGCCTTGAACAGCGACGCGGCGGGATGCACGGTGATCTGCAGCTTGTTGCCGGTGGCATCGGCAACGTCCTTGGCGAACGCGATCAGATTCACCGAATGCGGATTGTCCGCCGGATAGGCCGCCGGAAGATTCCATTTTGTCTGCGCCGTTGCTGGAACGGCAAGCGCCGCGACGCAGGCGGCCAATGCGCACGTCTTTATAAGTCTGAACATGACAATACCTTTCTCTAGCCAGGGAACGCGATCCGCGGCAGCATCATCACGATATCAGGAAACACCGTGATGATGGCAACCGCCAGAACGAGCAAGAAGAAGAACGGCAGGGCTGCCTTGGCGACCGTGTTGGAATCCTTGCCGCTCATGGTTTGGAGGACGAACAGGTTGAAGCCGACGGGTGGAGAGACTTCCGCCATTTCCACCACCAGCACCAGGAAAATGCCGAACCAGACCAGATCGAAGCCGGCCTGCTTCACCATCGGAATGACGATGGCGGTCGTCAGCACAATCATGGAGATGCCGTCGAGTGCCGTGCCAAGTATGACGTACATGACTGTCAGCGCCGCGATCAGCGCGTAGGGGCTGAGCTGGAGGCTGTTCACCCAATTCGCGAGCGCCATCGGGATGCCAGTATAGGCCATCGAGGTGCCCATGTAGGAGGCGCCCGCCAGGATCAGCAGGATCATGCAATTGACCCGCGTCGCGCCCATGACGCTCGCCCAAAACGATTGCCAGCTCAGCGCGCCCTGCCACCAAGCAATCGCGAGCGACCCCAGCACGCCCCAGGCCGCGCATTCCGTTGCCGTCGCCCAGCCCATCAGCAGCGACAGAAAGACGAAAATGATCAGCAGCAGACAAGGAATGAGATTGAGCGACTCAGCAATACGCCTGCGAAGGCTCATCGGCGGCTCGGCCGGTGGCGTCCGCTTCGGATTGGCGAGCGACCAGATCGCGATGTAGCCGGAATAGAGCGCCATCACCAACACACCCGGCAGAAACCCGGCGAGAAAGACCTGAATGATGGAGACGTTCGCCTGCACCGCATAGACCACCATGGTGATCGACGGCGGGATGAGAATGCCGAGCGTGCCCGCACCGGCCAGCGAGCCGAGGCTCAAGCCTTCGTCATAGCCGCGCTTCTTCAATTCGGGTAGGGCGATCTTGGCAACCGTGGCGCAGGTCGCGGCTGATGATCCCGACACCGAGCCGAACACGCCGCAGGCGAGCACATTGACGTGCATGAGCCGGCCCGGCAGCCAGTTCAGCCAGGGCGCAAATCCCCGAAACATCTCCTCCGACAGGCGCGTGCGGAATAGAATTTCGCCCATCCAGATGAAAAGTGGCAACGCGGCGAGCGACCAGGATGCGCTGTTGCCCCACACCGTCGTCGCCAGCACGCTGCCGGCCGGAATGGCGCCGCCGGCGAATTGCATGCCGGCCCATCCCGTCGCCATCAGGGCGACGCCAATCCAGACGCCGGCGCCGAGCAGCAGTGCGAGGAATCCGAGCAGGATGGCGGCGATGGAAAGCAGCTCCATCTCAGACCCCGCTCTGCATGGCGCGCTCGACGATTTCCTCGGCGCTCGTCGGCTTTGGCAACTCATAGCGCGGCGTGAAGCCGCGCAGGACATGGACCAGTTCATCCATAAAAGCGATGAAAAGAATCACGAGGCCGCCGCTGTAGCCGAGCTGCGGAATCCACAGCGGCACCGCGATGACGCCTTGCGAAATATCGGAAAATTTCCACGACTGCCAGGTCATGATCACGGCATGCCAGGCAAAAAAGCCGATGAAGCCGACACCGACAAGGAGGGCTGCGATCTCGACATAATGGCGGACGTTGTCGTTGAGGCGGTCGATCAACAGGCCGACGCGGATCATCTCGCCGTGCTTGAACGTATGCGCCAGCCCGAGGAAGGCGGTCGCCGCCATGCACCAGGAGATGAAATCGTCGCCCGCTGGAATATTGATGCCAAACGGCCGGCCGCCCGACAGCAGCAGCATCAGGACAAAAATCGCAATGAGGAAAAGTCCGGCAAGATATCCGGAGAAAAGGTAGAGCCGATCGAGAAACACGCGGATCATAATGAGACCTTACCCCTCACACGCATACCACCCGGAAGCAATAGACGTACCAATTCCGGTAGTCGTTCCTTCTGGAAGGGTCTATCGATCCGCTTCCCGCCAAAGCGGACGACCGAAATCAACCTCCTAAGGGATAGGTTTTCGGAGTTGTTCGGGACAGTCAAGGCAGGACGGGGCAAATCCCTGCGACTCTTTCTACGGGACACCATTCCGCGGCCGGACCCTTGGCTCTAGTCCTTTAGGTTGAGAGAAGAGCGCGTCAGCGCCTGGCACGGCCTGACGGCCGGGTGAGCCTTATCCGACGGTGGGTGCGGGGCAGAAACTGCTTGCCCTTGGCGCTGAGGAAATCGAGCATCGCCTGGGCCGGCGGCAGCAAGACCTTGTCCTTGCGCGCAAGCGCGAACCACTGCCGCACGATCGGCAGGCCATCGACGTCCAGCGTGACCAGGCGCCGTTCATCGAGCTCGGTTGCGACCGTGTGCGCCGAGAGGAAGGCGATGCCGAGCCCTGCGATCACCGCCTGCTTGATGGTCTCGTTGCTGCTCATGGCAAGGCCGATCTTGGGGCGGATGCCAGATGTCTCGAACAACTGCTCCATCAGCCCGCGCGTTCCGGATCCCGGCTCGCGCGTCAGGAAGGTTTCGCCGGCAAGCTCGCGCAGCGCGATGCGGGATTTCCGCGCCAGCCGATGCGCGGTCGGCGCGATGATGACGTGGGGATGGTCGCCGATCAGGTGGACGTTCATGTCGATGTCGGCGGGCGGGCGCCCCATGATCGCGAAGTCGAGATCGTAGCCGCGCAGCGCCTCGCCGACCTCCTGGCGGTTGCCGATCGAGAGCGTGATTTCGACGTTCGGATAGAGCTTCGAGAATCCGGAGATCATGAACGGTACGAAATATTTTGCGGTCGAGACCGCGCCGATCGAGATGCGGCCCGCGGTCTTTCCCGCCATCATCTCCAACCTGGTCTCGCAGTCGGTGATCGCCGCCTCGATCCGCTCGGCCAGCGCCAATACCTCGCGCCCGGCATCCGTCAGCAGCATGCCGTCGCCGGTGCGCTGGATCAGCGGCAATCCGGCGACCGCCTGCAGGTTGCGCAACTGCAGCGTTACCGCGGGCTGAGTCAGGTATAGCTGCTTCGACGCCGCGGTAACCGACCGGTGCTTCTGCACGGCGGCCAGCGCGCGCAATTGGCGGATGGTCAATTCCCGCAACAGTCGGCCGGCCATGATAGACCCCATTATAATAAAAACTTTGCTCAGGCCAAAGATAACAAAATTTCCCTAATTCGGCAAACTGCGCTTGCTTAAGAGCGCGGGTCGCCAAACGCGGCGAACGCTGCGACAGCGCCGCGAGAGCGCACCGGGGAGACGGCCATGGACGAACGCGTGACGCTGCGTTCACATCTCGACCAATCGATTGCGCAGATCCCCCATGGCGCGGCGATCGGTGCGGTGATCGAGGCCATTGCCGCTGCTGCAATCGAACTCGCCGCGCTAATTGCGGATGGGCCGCTCGCTGATATCACCGGGCAGGATGGTGGCATCAATTCCGACGGCGACCGGCAGAAAGACATCGATATCGTCGCCGACGAAATGATGCGGCGTGCGCTGCGCGATGCGCCGGTGGCGGCGGTGCTTTCCGAGGAAGCGGCGGTGCCGGAAACCTTGCGGCCCGAGGCGCGCCTGTGTGTTGCGATCGATCCACTCGACGGATCGGCCAATCTCGAAAACAACATCTCGATAGGCACCATCTTTTCGATCCGCCCGAGAGGCAATGACATCCTTTCGACCTTCTTTGAGCCCGGCACGGCGCAGTGCGCGGCAGGCTTTTTCGTCTACGGTCCACAGACCACGCTCGTTCTCGCGCTCAACGCGCGCGTCGACATCTTCATTCTCGACAGGCGCGCGCGGGAATTTCTGCTGATCCGGCAGGCCGTGCAGGTCGCACGCGATACGCCGGAGTTCGCCATCAACGCGTCCAATCGCCGGCACTGGCATGGTCCCGTTCGCGCCTACATCGATGAATGTCTCGCGGGTACCAGCGGTGGTGGTGAGGCGGATTTCAACATGCGCTGGATCGGTTCGCTGGTTGCGGAATCGCTTCGCATCCTGGCGCGTGGCGGCGTGTTTCTTTATCCGGCCGATGCCCGCCCCAGCTATCGCGAAGGGAGGATTCGCCTGCTGTACGAGGCCCATCCCATGGCGCTGGTAATGGAATGGGCGGGCGGCGCGGCGTCGACCGGACGGCGGCGAATTCTGGAACTGGGCGCGAAAACCCCGCACCAGCGGGTGCCGCTGATCATGGGTTCTGTGCGTGGCGTGCGCGATATCGCCGCCATTCACGAAAGGATCGAGCCGATGTTCGACAATAGCGATGCGCCGCTGTTCGCGCGGCGCGGCCTGTTCCGCTGACGGGGCATCATAATGTCACGGGCTCATCCCATCATATCGATCACGGGTTCGTCGGGCGCCGGCACGACGTCGGTGAAGAAGACGTTCGAGCAGATCTTCCGCCGCGAAAAGGTGGTTGCGGCCTACATCGAGGGCGACGCCTTCCATCGTTACAATCGTTTCGAGATGCGCGCCAAAATGCAGGAGGAGGCCGAGCGCGGCAACAAGCATTTCAGCCATTTCAGTCCGGAAACCAATCTGTTCGAGGAACTCGAAAGAGTGTTTCGCGATTACGGTGAATCCGGCACCGGAATGACACGTCATTACGTCCACGACGACGAAGAGGCGAAGCTGTACGGCGCCAAACCAGGTACATTCACCGAATGGGATCAATTGCCGGCAGGATCCGACCTGCTGTTTTACGAAGGGTTGCACGGCGCTGTCGTGACCGACAAGGTCAATGTGGCGCAGCATGCCGATCTCAAGATCGGCGTCGTGCCGGTGATCAATCTGGAATGGATCCAGAAGCTGCATCGCGATCGTCGCGACCGTGGCTATACCGCTGAGGCGGTGACCGACACCATCCTACGGCGAATGCCTGATTACGTGAACTACATCTGTCCGCAGTTCGCCGAGACCGACATCAATTTCCAGCGCGTGCCGACCGTCGATACGTCGAACCCGTTCATCGCGCGGTGGATTCCGACGCCGGATGAATCGATGGTGGTGATCCGTCTCAAGAATCCGCGCGGCATCGATTTTCCTTATCTGCTGTCGATGATTCCGCACAGCTTCATGTCGCGCGCCAATTCGATCGTGATCCACGGAGCAAAGCTCGATTTGGCGATGCAGCTCATCCTCACCCCACTGATTCTGCAACTGATGGAACGCAAGAGG
This genomic window contains:
- a CDS encoding TRAP transporter substrate-binding protein → MFRLIKTCALAACVAALAVPATAQTKWNLPAAYPADNPHSVNLIAFAKDVADATGNKLQITVHPAASLFKAPEIKRAVATGQAQAGEVLISLHENEDPMFGIDVIPFLATSYPAAKKLWLASKPAIEKKLASQGLMLLFAVPWGPQGIYAKKELNTIEDMKGLKWRAYNVGTSRIAELVGAQPVTIQAAELPQALATGVVNAFMTSGSTGYDSKSWETMTHFYDTQAWIPKNVTFVNKAAFDALDKPTQDAILKAAAVAEERGWKLAEEKAKWYLEQLQANKMKVLPPPPALKSGLEKIGEQLTADWLKKAGADGEAVIAAYKK
- a CDS encoding TRAP transporter large permease; translation: MELLSIAAILLGFLALLLGAGVWIGVALMATGWAGMQFAGGAIPAGSVLATTVWGNSASWSLAALPLFIWMGEILFRTRLSEEMFRGFAPWLNWLPGRLMHVNVLACGVFGSVSGSSAATCATVAKIALPELKKRGYDEGLSLGSLAGAGTLGILIPPSITMVVYAVQANVSIIQVFLAGFLPGVLVMALYSGYIAIWSLANPKRTPPAEPPMSLRRRIAESLNLIPCLLLIIFVFLSLLMGWATATECAAWGVLGSLAIAWWQGALSWQSFWASVMGATRVNCMILLILAGASYMGTSMAYTGIPMALANWVNSLQLSPYALIAALTVMYVILGTALDGISMIVLTTAIVIPMVKQAGFDLVWFGIFLVLVVEMAEVSPPVGFNLFVLQTMSGKDSNTVAKAALPFFFLLVLAVAIITVFPDIVMMLPRIAFPG
- a CDS encoding TRAP transporter small permease translates to MIRVFLDRLYLFSGYLAGLFLIAIFVLMLLLSGGRPFGINIPAGDDFISWCMAATAFLGLAHTFKHGEMIRVGLLIDRLNDNVRHYVEIAALLVGVGFIGFFAWHAVIMTWQSWKFSDISQGVIAVPLWIPQLGYSGGLVILFIAFMDELVHVLRGFTPRYELPKPTSAEEIVERAMQSGV
- a CDS encoding LysR family transcriptional regulator; its protein translation is MAGRLLRELTIRQLRALAAVQKHRSVTAASKQLYLTQPAVTLQLRNLQAVAGLPLIQRTGDGMLLTDAGREVLALAERIEAAITDCETRLEMMAGKTAGRISIGAVSTAKYFVPFMISGFSKLYPNVEITLSIGNRQEVGEALRGYDLDFAIMGRPPADIDMNVHLIGDHPHVIIAPTAHRLARKSRIALRELAGETFLTREPGSGTRGLMEQLFETSGIRPKIGLAMSSNETIKQAVIAGLGIAFLSAHTVATELDERRLVTLDVDGLPIVRQWFALARKDKVLLPPAQAMLDFLSAKGKQFLPRTHRRIRLTRPSGRARR
- a CDS encoding class 1 fructose-bisphosphatase yields the protein MDERVTLRSHLDQSIAQIPHGAAIGAVIEAIAAAAIELAALIADGPLADITGQDGGINSDGDRQKDIDIVADEMMRRALRDAPVAAVLSEEAAVPETLRPEARLCVAIDPLDGSANLENNISIGTIFSIRPRGNDILSTFFEPGTAQCAAGFFVYGPQTTLVLALNARVDIFILDRRAREFLLIRQAVQVARDTPEFAINASNRRHWHGPVRAYIDECLAGTSGGGEADFNMRWIGSLVAESLRILARGGVFLYPADARPSYREGRIRLLYEAHPMALVMEWAGGAASTGRRRILELGAKTPHQRVPLIMGSVRGVRDIAAIHERIEPMFDNSDAPLFARRGLFR
- a CDS encoding phosphoribulokinase, whose product is MSRAHPIISITGSSGAGTTSVKKTFEQIFRREKVVAAYIEGDAFHRYNRFEMRAKMQEEAERGNKHFSHFSPETNLFEELERVFRDYGESGTGMTRHYVHDDEEAKLYGAKPGTFTEWDQLPAGSDLLFYEGLHGAVVTDKVNVAQHADLKIGVVPVINLEWIQKLHRDRRDRGYTAEAVTDTILRRMPDYVNYICPQFAETDINFQRVPTVDTSNPFIARWIPTPDESMVVIRLKNPRGIDFPYLLSMIPHSFMSRANSIVIHGAKLDLAMQLILTPLILQLMERKRRTI